The genome window AAGAGTCCGGCGCTCAAGGGGTGTCCTCAGAAGCGCGGTGTGTGTCTCCGTGTTTATACGACGACTCCGAAGAAGCCGAACTCGGCCTTGCGTAAGGTGGCCCGCGTTCGATTGACGAACGGCATGGAAGTCACGACGTATATCCCTGGTGTCGGGCATAACTTGCAGGAGCACTCCATTGTGCTCGTGCGAGGGGGTCGTGTAAAGGACCTTCCCGGCGTGCGCTACCATTTGGTGCGCGGTGCTCTCGATGCCGTCGGAGTGGCCGATCGGAAGCAGAGCCGTTCTAAGTACGGCGCCAAGCGTCCGAAGTAAATTTTGGATTAACGAGAAAGAGTATCTGACATGCCAAGAAGTAAATTTCTGGATCAGCGCGAAGTTCTCCCTGATGTGCGGTATCGCGATAAGCTTGTCGGGAAATTTGTGAATACGCTGATGAGCGGTGGGAAGAAGAGCACGGCTGAGCGTATTTGCTACGGTGCCTTCGATGCGATTCAGGAGAAGACCGGGAATGATCCGTTGAAGGTGTTTAAGGCTGCCATTGATAACGTGAAGCCGATTGTTGAAGTGAAGTCGAGGCGTGTCGGTGGCGCGTCGTATCAGGTTCCTGTCGAGATCCGTCCGGCGAGGAGGGTTTCTTTGGCTCTTCGTTGGTTGGCTGAATATTCACGTACTCGCGGCGGGAAGAGCATGCGGGAGCGCTTGGCTGCTGAATTGATGGATGCGTCGAATAATACCGGCGCGTCTGTGAAGAAACGGGAAGACGTGCATCGGATGGCGGAAGCGAATAAAGCCTTCGCCCATTATCGCTGGTAGCGTCGTACTGTGCTGCAGTTGAGCCGTGCTGCGAATCGCAGTTTCGGGTGTTGGCGGGTCGCAGCAGCGAAGTTCGGCTTGACTTGTGGCACATGTGTTTTTTAGGGGAATGAAGTGGCTCGTCAAACATCATTAGAACATACGCGAAATATCGGCATCATGGCTCACATTGATGCCGGGAAGACGACGACGACAGAGCGCATTCTGTTTTATACGGGAATGACGCATAAGATCGGCGAGGTTCATGAGGGCGCTGCCACCATGGACTGGATGGAGCAGGAGCGCGAACGCGGAATTACAATTACCGCTGCTGCGACGACCTGTTTCTGGCGCGAGCATCGCATCAACATCATTGATACGCCTGGCCACGTTGACTTCACGATCGAGGTGGAGCGGTCGTTGCGCGTGCTTGATGGAGCGGTGGCGGCATTCGATTCGGTCCAAGGTGTAG of Nitrospira lenta contains these proteins:
- the rpsG gene encoding 30S ribosomal protein S7, coding for MPRSKFLDQREVLPDVRYRDKLVGKFVNTLMSGGKKSTAERICYGAFDAIQEKTGNDPLKVFKAAIDNVKPIVEVKSRRVGGASYQVPVEIRPARRVSLALRWLAEYSRTRGGKSMRERLAAELMDASNNTGASVKKREDVHRMAEANKAFAHYRW
- the rpsL gene encoding 30S ribosomal protein S12, whose amino-acid sequence is MPTINQLVRKGRNLVKAKTKSPALKGCPQKRGVCLRVYTTTPKKPNSALRKVARVRLTNGMEVTTYIPGVGHNLQEHSIVLVRGGRVKDLPGVRYHLVRGALDAVGVADRKQSRSKYGAKRPK